The following proteins come from a genomic window of unidentified bacterial endosymbiont:
- the uvrB gene encoding excinuclease ABC subunit UvrB, which yields MNSTQLSKRFCLRSSFKPAGDQPQAISQLVSGLNQGLAHQTLLGATGTGKTFTIANVIEQQQRPTLILAPNKTLAAQLYGEMKAFFPENSVEYFVSYYDYYQPEAYVPSTDTFIDKDASINQHIEQMRLSATKALIERRDVIVVASVSAIYGLGDPELYLQMMLHLRRGELIDRTAILQRLTDLQYTRNDHSFQRGTFRVRGEVIDVFPADADAIALRIELFDRELEQLTLFDPLTGQGQQVVSRYTIYPKNHYVTPRSRILEAIEQIKQELAERRQALLNDNKLLEEQRLAQRTQYDLEMLQELGYCSGVENYSRYLSGRAAGEPPPTLFDYLPADGLLVIDESHVTIPQLGGMYRGDRARKETLVTYGFRLPSALDNRPMRFEEFTALSPQTLYVSATPGPYELQQSGNDLVDQVVRPTGLLEPEVEVRPVATQVDDLLSEIYQRVAKAERVLVTTLTKRLSEDLTSYLEEHQVKVRYLHSEIDTVERMEILRDLRLGVFDVLVGINLLREGLDIPEVSLVAILDADKQGFLRSARSLIQTIGRAARHLHGKAILYGDTVTDAMAQAIEETDRRRIKQRAYNQAHGIVPQGLQKAITDILEWGVKPKARRASAASVVHERLKALTQLTPAEQAKAINRLEQQMYTHAQNLEFEQAAQLRDDIQQLRQRWITGTPVTG from the coding sequence ATGAATAGCACTCAGTTATCCAAAAGGTTTTGCTTGCGGAGCTCCTTTAAACCCGCCGGTGATCAGCCTCAAGCCATTAGCCAGTTGGTGTCGGGGCTTAATCAGGGTTTGGCTCACCAAACGCTTCTGGGGGCGACCGGTACGGGGAAGACTTTTACTATCGCCAATGTGATTGAGCAACAACAACGGCCGACGCTCATTTTAGCCCCCAATAAAACCTTAGCCGCACAGCTTTATGGTGAGATGAAAGCCTTTTTCCCCGAGAATTCGGTGGAGTATTTTGTCTCCTACTACGACTACTACCAGCCAGAAGCGTATGTGCCGAGTACCGATACCTTTATCGACAAGGATGCCTCAATCAATCAACATATTGAGCAGATGCGACTTTCGGCCACTAAAGCGCTGATTGAACGCCGAGATGTGATTGTAGTGGCCTCTGTTTCAGCGATCTACGGGTTAGGGGATCCAGAGCTCTATTTACAGATGATGCTCCATCTGCGGCGAGGTGAGCTGATCGATCGCACCGCTATTCTGCAGCGCTTAACGGATCTACAGTATACGCGCAATGATCACAGTTTCCAGCGGGGAACTTTTCGGGTACGTGGTGAGGTGATTGATGTTTTTCCTGCTGATGCGGACGCCATCGCACTGCGGATTGAATTATTTGATCGCGAGCTAGAGCAGTTAACGCTATTCGATCCACTCACTGGACAGGGGCAGCAGGTCGTCTCACGGTATACTATCTATCCCAAAAATCATTATGTCACGCCACGTTCCCGTATTCTAGAGGCCATCGAGCAGATCAAACAAGAGTTGGCAGAACGGCGCCAGGCGCTACTGAATGATAATAAATTGTTAGAAGAGCAGCGCTTGGCACAGCGTACCCAGTATGATCTAGAGATGCTGCAGGAGCTAGGGTACTGCTCGGGCGTTGAAAATTACTCACGCTATCTCTCTGGCCGAGCAGCGGGGGAGCCACCGCCGACCCTGTTTGATTACTTGCCGGCAGATGGCTTATTGGTGATTGATGAGTCCCATGTGACTATCCCTCAGTTGGGGGGCATGTACCGTGGTGATAGGGCCCGCAAAGAGACGCTGGTGACTTACGGTTTTCGATTGCCCTCGGCCTTAGATAACCGCCCCATGCGTTTTGAAGAATTTACCGCATTATCCCCGCAAACGCTGTATGTTTCGGCCACCCCGGGTCCGTATGAGTTACAGCAATCGGGTAACGATTTAGTCGATCAGGTGGTACGTCCTACAGGGTTACTGGAGCCAGAGGTTGAAGTTCGGCCAGTAGCGACTCAAGTGGATGATCTACTGTCTGAGATCTACCAGCGGGTGGCGAAAGCGGAGCGGGTCTTGGTCACGACCCTCACGAAGCGTTTATCCGAAGATCTCACGAGTTATCTAGAAGAGCACCAAGTCAAAGTCCGCTATTTGCATTCAGAAATCGATACGGTTGAACGGATGGAGATCTTGCGGGATCTCCGGTTAGGGGTTTTTGATGTTTTAGTCGGGATTAACCTGCTGCGAGAGGGGTTAGATATTCCAGAGGTCTCGTTAGTGGCCATTTTAGATGCGGATAAACAGGGTTTTTTGCGTTCAGCTCGATCACTGATTCAAACTATTGGTCGTGCAGCGCGCCATCTGCACGGCAAAGCGATTTTGTATGGCGATACGGTGACAGACGCTATGGCGCAGGCGATTGAGGAGACCGATCGGCGCCGGATCAAGCAGCGGGCCTATAACCAAGCGCATGGTATTGTGCCACAGGGCCTACAAAAAGCGATTACCGATATTTTAGAGTGGGGGGTAAAACCCAAAGCGCGTAGGGCCAGTGCTGCCTCAGTGGTCCATGAGCGTCTTAAAGCACTGACCCAGTTAACTCCTGCTGAGCAAGCAAAAGCGATCAACCGCTTAGAGCAGCAGATGTACACACATGCACAGAATCTAGAGTTTGAGCAGGCCGCCCAGCTGCGGGATGACATCCAACAACTACGCCAACGGTGGATTACCGGTACCCCAGTGACTGGATGA
- the nadK gene encoding NAD(+) kinase yields MDKDFKIIALVGLPRSHHGTTTHALLYDWLSAAGYQVLLEPQVAQALGVNNDGVMPLSDLGQQADLVVVIGGDGNLLSAAQTLVQHSTRLIGVNRGHLGFLTDLDPDTAQQQLAAVLAGHYQQEERLVLKASVNTADQQCQQHSLALNEVVLHPDQVAHMVEFEVYIDNRFTFAQRADGLILSTPTGSTAYSLSGGGPVLSPTLNAILLMPMFPQSLSARPLVIDGDSCIQLCFSALPHNPTLKLSCDGHITLPIRPDEHVVIQKSVHQLSLIHPLGYDYFNRLSAKLGWLKKLF; encoded by the coding sequence ATGGATAAAGATTTTAAGATTATTGCTCTAGTGGGCTTACCTCGAAGTCACCACGGCACTACAACGCACGCCTTGCTGTATGATTGGCTCAGCGCTGCCGGCTATCAGGTACTTCTAGAACCACAAGTAGCCCAGGCATTAGGGGTTAACAACGACGGGGTAATGCCGCTCTCTGATCTGGGACAACAAGCAGATTTGGTGGTCGTTATTGGCGGTGATGGCAATCTGCTCAGTGCTGCACAAACCTTGGTGCAGCACTCGACCCGGCTGATTGGCGTTAATCGTGGCCATCTTGGTTTTCTAACCGATCTCGATCCCGATACGGCCCAACAGCAACTGGCGGCCGTATTGGCTGGTCACTATCAACAAGAAGAGCGCTTAGTTCTTAAAGCCAGCGTGAATACGGCTGACCAGCAGTGTCAACAGCACAGTTTAGCCCTTAACGAAGTGGTATTGCATCCAGATCAAGTAGCCCATATGGTTGAATTTGAGGTCTATATTGATAACCGTTTTACGTTTGCCCAACGGGCAGATGGCTTAATTCTCTCGACGCCAACCGGCTCAACCGCCTATTCACTGTCTGGTGGCGGCCCTGTCTTGTCGCCGACACTGAATGCAATCCTATTGATGCCGATGTTTCCCCAGTCGCTCTCGGCCCGTCCACTGGTCATTGATGGTGACAGCTGCATTCAACTCTGTTTCTCAGCGCTGCCACACAATCCTACCCTAAAACTCAGCTGTGATGGCCATATTACGCTACCGATCCGGCCAGACGAGCACGTGGTCATCCAAAAAAGCGTACACCAACTCTCTTTAATTCACCCGCTCGGCTATGACTATTTTAATCGCCTCAGTGCTAAACTGGGTTGGCTGAAAAAATTATTTTAA
- a CDS encoding RnfH family protein, whose protein sequence is MAATITVELVYAESPLQQFMVTLQLPSVSTIATVIQKSGVLIRYPNLDLAKNRVGIYGCHKALTDSVQAGDRVEIYRPLMADPREIRRARALQQKNRDAL, encoded by the coding sequence ATGGCTGCCACTATTACAGTTGAACTGGTGTATGCCGAGTCACCGCTCCAGCAGTTTATGGTGACGTTGCAGCTCCCTAGTGTGAGCACTATCGCTACGGTGATCCAAAAGTCCGGGGTTTTGATCCGCTATCCTAACCTTGATTTAGCCAAAAATCGGGTCGGGATCTATGGCTGCCACAAGGCGTTGACTGATAGCGTACAAGCTGGCGATCGGGTAGAAATCTATCGACCGTTAATGGCTGATCCACGTGAGATCCGCCGAGCAAGGGCGCTGCAGCAAAAAAATAGAGATGCTCTTTAA
- the smpB gene encoding SsrA-binding protein SmpB, with protein sequence MSKQSAQKSSDARVIAQNRRARHDYFIEETFEAGLVLQGWEVKALRAGKANLSDSYVLLKNGEAWLLGSTITPLSLASSHVVCDATRTRKLLLKQRELSTLYGKINRQGYTAVALSLYWKGAWSKVSLGVAKGKKEHDKRESIKDREWQVAKARLLKSR encoded by the coding sequence ATGTCTAAACAGAGTGCTCAGAAATCTAGCGACGCCCGGGTTATTGCCCAGAATCGACGTGCGCGTCATGACTATTTTATTGAAGAGACCTTCGAGGCAGGTTTAGTCCTACAGGGTTGGGAGGTTAAAGCCCTTCGTGCGGGAAAAGCCAATTTGAGTGATAGTTATGTTCTGCTAAAAAATGGCGAAGCCTGGCTACTCGGTAGCACTATTACACCACTTAGCCTGGCCTCTAGCCATGTTGTCTGTGATGCCACCCGCACTCGCAAGCTGTTACTAAAGCAACGAGAGCTCAGTACCCTTTATGGCAAAATTAATCGGCAAGGTTATACAGCGGTGGCCCTCTCCCTCTACTGGAAAGGTGCCTGGAGTAAAGTCTCTCTGGGTGTTGCCAAGGGCAAAAAAGAGCATGACAAACGAGAGAGTATCAAAGATCGGGAGTGGCAGGTTGCCAAAGCACGTTTGCTAAAATCTCGTTAA
- a CDS encoding type II toxin-antitoxin system RatA family toxin produces MSSIKRTVHADHSVQQMYQLINDIPAYPAFVPGCIKAQVLAQQEHQMMASLWLSFAGIQKTMTTQNHLIPNESITLQLIDGPLRHLSGGWYLRPFTPQTCEITLDLQFELNSPRLDYLFGCLFKELVSRMTMAFTQRAAVLYGCHYYS; encoded by the coding sequence ATGTCGTCTATTAAACGCACGGTACACGCTGACCACAGCGTACAACAAATGTATCAGCTGATCAATGATATTCCAGCTTACCCCGCTTTTGTGCCAGGCTGCATCAAAGCTCAGGTATTGGCACAGCAGGAGCATCAAATGATGGCCTCTCTGTGGTTAAGCTTTGCAGGGATTCAAAAAACGATGACCACTCAGAATCACTTGATCCCCAACGAATCTATTACACTGCAGCTGATTGACGGTCCCTTGCGCCACCTCAGCGGCGGCTGGTATCTACGGCCTTTCACGCCGCAAACTTGTGAGATAACGCTCGACCTACAGTTTGAACTGAATAGCCCTCGGCTTGATTATCTGTTTGGTTGCTTATTTAAGGAGTTGGTTAGTCGTATGACGATGGCTTTTACCCAACGTGCTGCGGTGCTCTATGGCTGCCACTATTACAGTTGA
- the grpE gene encoding nucleotide exchange factor GrpE: protein MNNPQHVQPATTENSQHTADEASLEKPAEVGEPDSVVQAPQEQQIQQLLAQLAAYEQQQRELQLRMLAEKQNLQRRFDQDLEKAYQFSLEKFVKALLPILDSFEQAVALADRDNTAAMPMIEGIELTFKSLQDTLHKFKVEAVGACGTPFDPQWHQAMTLVDSEEFQPNHIVTVMQKGYSLQGRLLRPAMVTVARSQ from the coding sequence ATGAATAACCCACAGCACGTGCAACCAGCAACCACTGAAAATTCACAACACACTGCTGATGAGGCATCGCTTGAGAAACCTGCTGAGGTAGGAGAGCCGGACTCAGTAGTGCAAGCTCCTCAGGAGCAACAGATCCAACAGCTTCTGGCACAGTTGGCGGCGTATGAACAGCAGCAGCGTGAGCTCCAGCTGCGGATGCTCGCAGAAAAGCAGAATCTGCAACGCCGCTTTGACCAAGATTTGGAAAAAGCCTATCAATTTTCTTTAGAAAAGTTTGTCAAGGCCCTGCTGCCGATTCTCGATAGCTTTGAACAAGCTGTGGCGTTGGCTGATAGAGACAATACCGCGGCAATGCCAATGATTGAAGGGATTGAATTGACCTTTAAATCATTGCAGGATACCTTGCATAAGTTCAAGGTTGAAGCGGTTGGAGCATGTGGAACCCCTTTTGATCCCCAATGGCATCAAGCGATGACCCTAGTCGATTCAGAGGAGTTCCAGCCCAATCATATTGTTACCGTCATGCAGAAAGGCTATAGTTTACAGGGTCGGCTATTGCGCCCTGCCATGGTAACTGTGGCGCGCTCTCAATAG
- a CDS encoding ShlB/FhaC/HecB family hemolysin secretion/activation protein — MLFSNLTTLWLHRLFGLNAIRRSLISLILSALLGTSLPASAVAPEPAAQQQQAREQERELRQQQESVPDVQLQPTPSPELLQRLPSDETPCFKIKQLQLQGEAAQQFQWALAAAHRAGSAPDSPLGRRLGANGINLILKRVHHAIVQRGFITTQVVAEPQNLASGTLVLTLIPGRLHRLYFSEKSDKQARHWNALPAKPGDLLNLRDIEQALENFKRLPSVTATFQIAPASDPEAPAGTSDLIITWQQQLPLRGTLSLEDSGNPLTKKHQGGFTLAYDQPLGFNDLFYINLHQGFGGCSVGRGITRGHTLHYGLPWGYWFLEFTQTQEAHDYSQRPDRLDLRSGSSARSEAQLARLLYRDARRKTTLSFKGFRRNNHSGYKLLGIDSPLQRHALGGWGSTLAHREFIGKAILDASLSYQRGTGAFGAQAVPENTREGTPRFKVITLELSCKLPVQIAQLACHYHGNWNAQYNRTPLPPSERFSIGSRHTVRGFGYSDPLLPLSSERGWWLRNEFGVALGHTGSELYLGLDYGKVSGPLAHDLTEGRRLAGAALGLRGNLKGLSYTLFTSWPLKTTKNFTGARHLCGFSLLYSF; from the coding sequence TTGTTATTTTCCAACCTCACTACGCTTTGGCTGCACCGCTTATTTGGCCTTAACGCCATCAGACGCTCCCTTATCTCACTGATCCTGAGTGCCCTGCTAGGCACCTCACTACCAGCCTCTGCGGTAGCGCCCGAGCCTGCTGCCCAACAGCAGCAAGCACGTGAACAGGAGCGTGAGCTGCGGCAACAGCAAGAGAGCGTCCCTGATGTACAACTACAGCCGACCCCCTCACCCGAGCTACTGCAGCGCCTTCCCAGTGATGAAACCCCCTGCTTTAAGATTAAACAGCTGCAACTCCAGGGCGAGGCCGCTCAGCAGTTTCAATGGGCCTTAGCCGCCGCTCACCGCGCGGGGAGTGCTCCAGATAGCCCGCTGGGTCGCCGGCTGGGGGCTAACGGCATCAACTTGATCCTCAAGCGGGTGCACCATGCCATCGTGCAGCGCGGCTTTATCACCACTCAGGTGGTGGCAGAGCCACAAAACCTGGCCAGTGGCACCTTGGTGCTCACACTCATTCCTGGACGCTTGCATCGTCTCTATTTTTCAGAAAAGTCTGATAAGCAGGCTAGACACTGGAACGCCCTGCCCGCCAAGCCTGGTGATCTACTCAATTTACGGGATATCGAGCAAGCCTTAGAGAACTTTAAACGACTCCCCAGCGTTACCGCCACCTTCCAAATTGCCCCTGCCAGCGATCCAGAGGCTCCAGCGGGCACCAGCGATCTGATAATCACCTGGCAACAGCAGCTGCCGCTACGCGGAACGCTCTCTTTAGAGGATTCTGGCAATCCGCTGACTAAAAAACACCAAGGGGGCTTTACCCTAGCCTACGATCAACCCTTGGGGTTCAACGATCTATTTTATATCAATCTGCATCAAGGCTTCGGTGGTTGCTCGGTAGGCCGGGGGATCACCCGCGGGCATACCCTGCACTATGGGCTACCCTGGGGCTACTGGTTCTTAGAGTTCACCCAGACGCAAGAGGCCCATGACTACAGTCAACGGCCCGATCGCCTCGATCTACGCAGCGGCAGCAGCGCTCGTTCAGAGGCCCAACTGGCCCGCCTGCTCTACCGCGATGCCCGGCGTAAAACCACCCTCTCCTTCAAAGGCTTTCGCCGGAACAATCACAGTGGCTATAAACTTTTAGGCATCGACTCACCTCTCCAGCGGCACGCGCTCGGCGGCTGGGGCAGCACACTGGCGCATCGGGAATTTATTGGCAAGGCGATCCTCGATGCCAGCCTCAGTTATCAACGGGGCACCGGTGCTTTTGGTGCCCAAGCGGTTCCTGAGAACACCCGGGAGGGAACCCCGCGCTTTAAAGTGATCACTCTAGAGCTCTCCTGCAAACTGCCGGTGCAGATTGCACAGCTGGCCTGTCACTACCACGGCAATTGGAACGCACAATACAACCGTACACCATTGCCTCCCTCAGAGCGCTTTAGTATCGGCAGTCGCCACACCGTCCGGGGTTTTGGGTATAGTGATCCGCTGCTCCCACTCTCCTCGGAGCGCGGTTGGTGGCTACGCAATGAGTTTGGCGTCGCCTTGGGTCACACCGGCTCTGAGCTCTATCTGGGGCTGGATTATGGCAAAGTCAGCGGCCCACTCGCCCACGATTTAACAGAGGGCCGCCGCCTCGCCGGTGCCGCCCTGGGTCTGCGGGGCAATTTAAAAGGCCTAAGCTATACGCTGTTTACCAGCTGGCCACTGAAAACAACCAAAAACTTTACCGGCGCCCGCCATCTCTGCGGCTTTAGCCTGCTCTACAGCTTTTAG
- the bamE gene encoding outer membrane protein assembly factor BamE — protein MRCSHLISISILVTLLGTTGCSTLKRLLYRIDVNQGNYLEQHNVKQLKRGMTKEQVLFLLGTPALRDPFTQDNSWHYLFRQQCAHQVATQKNLKLTFNAQGHLERIESDFPWQNPQLKSPSAAQQSRSTRAAH, from the coding sequence ATGAGGTGTAGTCATTTAATTTCTATCAGTATTCTGGTGACATTACTGGGCACTACGGGTTGTTCAACGCTCAAACGGCTTCTCTACCGCATTGACGTGAACCAAGGCAACTACTTGGAACAGCACAACGTCAAACAATTGAAACGCGGTATGACCAAAGAGCAGGTACTCTTTTTATTAGGGACTCCAGCGCTCCGTGATCCTTTTACCCAGGATAACAGTTGGCACTACCTGTTTCGTCAACAGTGCGCCCATCAAGTGGCCACCCAGAAAAATTTGAAATTGACTTTTAATGCTCAAGGTCACTTAGAACGCATTGAGAGTGACTTTCCATGGCAAAATCCCCAGTTAAAGTCACCGAGCGCTGCTCAACAATCCCGAAGCACTCGAGCCGCTCACTAA
- the recN gene encoding DNA repair protein RecN — MLTQLTIHHYALIQELHIDFDTGMTVITGETGAGKSILIDALGLCLGERAESTLVRANSVRADLSACFQVASNPQAYQWLVQQQLQRDETCILRRTLTADGRSRSFINGTPVPLTQLRELGDCLVQIHGQHEHQQLLKNRHQRKLLDQFAQHPDLVEALHSAYQQWSTTQRYCLQQQQQAEAQAAQAELLHYQLQELQEFAAQPNEYQQIIEEHQALARYSERLLLSQQLLQLLVEDDNHNLSQLLSQAIQQMRQLLQLDDRLSELLSLLEEAAIHITETAHALQDYPDRLVLDPERLAYLEQRLAKTIQLARKHQIAPEALPERQQQLQQAWEDLEQRAVDQQALQQRLLADQSAAQQAAAVLTSSRQQAAEILAQRLTTTLQHLALPHAQFAITVTPALPDQLATQGGDRVEFLVTTNPGQPLQPLSKVASGGELSRMALAIQLLTAHKKATPSLIFDEIDAGISGHSALAVGQHLRQLGEITQVFCVTHLPQVAGCGHHHVLVKKQSHGAETIIQLQPLELDQRLQELARLIAGAVITPQTLATARELLATG; from the coding sequence ATGCTAACGCAGTTAACCATTCATCACTACGCCCTGATCCAAGAGCTGCACATAGATTTTGACACAGGGATGACGGTGATCACCGGGGAAACCGGCGCGGGCAAATCGATTCTCATCGATGCCCTAGGGCTCTGCCTCGGCGAGCGGGCTGAGTCCACGTTAGTCCGAGCTAACAGCGTCCGCGCTGATCTCTCAGCCTGTTTTCAAGTAGCTAGCAATCCCCAAGCCTACCAGTGGCTAGTTCAACAGCAGCTGCAGCGTGACGAAACGTGTATTCTCCGCCGCACCCTCACAGCCGATGGCCGTTCACGCAGCTTTATTAATGGCACTCCAGTGCCACTGACACAGTTACGGGAACTTGGCGACTGCTTAGTACAAATTCATGGTCAACATGAACATCAGCAGCTGCTTAAAAATCGTCATCAGCGGAAACTACTGGATCAATTTGCCCAGCATCCTGATTTGGTTGAAGCTCTACACAGTGCCTACCAACAGTGGTCAACCACCCAGCGATACTGCTTACAACAGCAACAGCAGGCTGAAGCACAGGCCGCTCAAGCGGAATTACTGCACTATCAATTACAAGAATTGCAGGAGTTTGCAGCACAACCCAATGAGTATCAACAAATTATCGAGGAGCATCAGGCATTAGCCCGTTATAGTGAACGTTTACTGCTGAGCCAGCAGTTACTCCAGTTGCTGGTAGAGGATGATAATCATAATCTCTCACAGCTATTATCCCAAGCCATTCAGCAGATGCGGCAGCTGCTACAGCTGGATGATCGTTTATCTGAACTACTCAGCCTGCTGGAAGAAGCGGCCATTCATATTACTGAAACGGCTCATGCATTACAGGACTATCCTGACCGTTTAGTACTTGATCCAGAACGCTTAGCTTATTTAGAACAACGCCTGGCTAAAACCATTCAATTAGCCCGTAAACACCAGATTGCTCCTGAAGCGCTGCCTGAGCGACAACAGCAGCTGCAGCAAGCTTGGGAAGATTTAGAGCAGCGAGCGGTTGACCAACAAGCGCTTCAACAGCGGTTGCTGGCTGATCAGAGTGCCGCCCAGCAGGCCGCCGCAGTGCTGACGAGCAGCCGGCAACAAGCCGCAGAGATCCTCGCGCAGCGCTTAACCACCACACTGCAGCACCTGGCTTTGCCGCACGCGCAGTTTGCTATCACCGTGACCCCCGCTCTACCTGATCAACTGGCCACACAGGGAGGCGACCGGGTAGAATTTCTAGTCACCACTAATCCTGGACAGCCCCTGCAACCTTTGAGTAAAGTGGCCTCCGGTGGCGAATTATCTCGCATGGCACTAGCCATTCAACTACTGACTGCTCATAAAAAAGCCACCCCTTCCCTAATTTTTGATGAAATTGATGCCGGTATCAGCGGTCACAGCGCTCTAGCAGTGGGTCAACACCTACGTCAATTAGGTGAAATTACTCAAGTGTTCTGTGTCACCCATTTACCCCAGGTAGCGGGTTGTGGTCACCATCATGTATTAGTGAAGAAACAGAGCCACGGGGCTGAAACGATCATTCAACTACAACCACTGGAACTGGATCAACGGTTACAAGAGTTAGCACGGCTAATTGCCGGAGCTGTCATTACACCACAGACTTTAGCCACTGCGCGCGAACTGTTGGCAACGGGCTAA